A window of the Kiritimatiellia bacterium genome harbors these coding sequences:
- a CDS encoding PD-(D/E)XK nuclease family protein, with the protein MTELINTFSWSISAREDFAECRRRRYFAKYAMWNGWNENASPLQRAAYRLSKMENRFTLLGNAVERGVNWLVREQQSGRAATAEEAYAAAAKPFLNRCWSESLAGSWKTNPKKFCCLHEHYYAGPERNGEKEKAMTAAMIVRIKICLSNFISKILPGLAPVKPEQEINVRGVAQGDPESFDCEGIKIYAIPDYAYLREGSMYIHDWKSGSPKPAHADQMAVYGLWAALKHKIAPEKVNIHLEYLAAGVTESRRLAEKNLVEARDLIRASVREMAEYLADGDLRRNEPLPKEDWEMCADINTCRRCHFYELCRPELEG; encoded by the coding sequence ATGACGGAATTAATAAACACATTTTCCTGGTCCATATCGGCGCGGGAGGATTTTGCCGAATGCCGGCGTCGGCGCTATTTTGCGAAATACGCCATGTGGAACGGCTGGAACGAAAACGCCTCCCCGCTCCAACGCGCCGCCTACCGCCTGAGCAAGATGGAAAACCGCTTTACCCTTCTGGGGAACGCCGTTGAAAGAGGGGTAAACTGGCTCGTCCGCGAACAGCAGTCCGGCCGCGCCGCCACCGCGGAGGAAGCTTACGCGGCGGCCGCAAAGCCTTTCCTGAACCGGTGCTGGAGCGAATCTTTAGCGGGGAGCTGGAAAACAAATCCCAAAAAATTCTGCTGTCTGCACGAGCATTATTACGCCGGCCCTGAAAGAAACGGGGAAAAGGAAAAGGCCATGACGGCCGCAATGATCGTCCGCATCAAAATCTGCCTTTCCAATTTCATTTCAAAAATTCTGCCCGGGCTCGCGCCGGTGAAACCGGAACAGGAAATTAATGTGCGCGGCGTTGCCCAGGGCGACCCGGAATCATTTGATTGCGAGGGGATAAAAATTTACGCCATCCCCGATTACGCTTATCTCCGGGAAGGCAGCATGTATATCCATGACTGGAAAAGCGGCAGTCCGAAGCCGGCGCACGCGGACCAGATGGCGGTTTACGGGCTCTGGGCGGCGCTCAAGCATAAAATCGCGCCGGAGAAAGTCAACATTCACCTGGAATATCTGGCCGCTGGCGTTACGGAAAGCCGCCGGCTCGCGGAGAAAAATCTGGTTGAAGCGCGGGATTTAATCCGCGCCTCGGTCAGGGAAATGGCCGAATACCTGGCGGACGGCGATTTGCGGCGCAACGAACCCCTGCCCAAGGAGGACTGGGAAATGTGCGCGGACATTAATACTTGCCGCAGATGCCATTTTTACGAGCTCTGCCGGCCGGAATTGGAGGGATGA
- a CDS encoding DUF167 family protein translates to MNKTWINQTKDSVILTVQAVPRAANDSVQGLHGDALKVRLHAPPVDGKANEALLDFLSKKLAVPKRNLTLKSGAGQRRKIIAVSGIALAEIEKRLLS, encoded by the coding sequence ATGAATAAAACCTGGATCAATCAGACCAAAGACAGTGTGATCTTAACTGTCCAGGCCGTGCCGCGCGCGGCAAATGATTCAGTCCAGGGCCTTCATGGCGACGCCTTGAAGGTCAGATTGCATGCCCCGCCCGTGGATGGAAAAGCAAACGAAGCCCTGCTTGATTTTTTGAGCAAAAAACTTGCCGTGCCGAAAAGAAATCTCACGCTTAAAAGCGGCGCGGGGCAGCGGCGGAAAATAATCGCGGTCAGTGGTATTGCTTTGGCGGAAATTGAAAAAAGACTGTTGAGTTAG